Genomic window (Oncorhynchus mykiss isolate Arlee chromosome 21, USDA_OmykA_1.1, whole genome shotgun sequence):
ctctgacagacagttagttactgtctctcctctgacagacagtcagttactgtctctcctctgacagacagttagttactgtCCTCTGATATACAGTTAGTTACTGCCTCTCCTCTGATATAGTTACTCAGTTACATTCCTCCAGCTCAGTATTTACTCAGTGTTTTCTGCATGCTCTTACCCTGCCCCCTTTCTTTCTGTTCTGTCCTAAACAACAAACACAGAGCCCTCTAATGGACAATGTATTTCCTCAGAAACTAAGATTTCAATAGACTCAAATATGGttagttactgtctctcctctgatatacagttagttactgtctctcctctgacagacagacagttactgtctctcctctgacagacagttagttactgtctctcctctgacagacagttagttactgtctctcctctgacagacagttagttactgtctctcctctgacagacagttagttactgtctctcctctgacagacagttagttactgtctctcctctgatatacagttagttactgtctctcctctgacagacagtcagttactgtctctcctctgacagacagttagttactgtctctcctctgacagacagttagttactgtCCTCTGAtatacagttagttagttagttagttagtgtctcctctgacagacagttagttactgtctctcctctgacagacagtcagttactgtctctcctctgacagacagttagttactgtCCTCTGATATACAGTTAGTTACTGCCTCTCCTCTGATATAGTTACTCAGTTACATTCCTCCAGCTCAGTATTTACTCAGTGTTTTCTGCATGCTCTTACCCTGCCCCCTTTCTTTCTGTTCTGTCCTAAACAACAAGCACAGAGCCCTCTAATGGACAATGTATTTCCTCAGAAACTAAGATTTCAATAGACTCAAATATGGTTATGGTTTGAGGACAGATTTATTTTAGGTGGTTGACAAATGATAAGCACTGATTTTTGAGTGTACAGCAGGTGTGGTGTCCTGTGggagtttcagtgtgtgtgtgtgtgtgttccagggtgTCCATGAGTCTAGAGGAGTGACTGAGGACtaactgtgttgtgtgtgttccaGGGTGTCCATGAGTCTAGAGGAGTGACTGAGGACtaactgtgatgtgtgtgttccAGGGTGTCCATGAGTCTAGAGGAGTGACTGAGGACtaactgtgatgtgtgtgttccAGGGTGTCCATGAGTCTAGAGGAGTGACTGAGGAGTACCTGCGTCTGGAAGCTTTGGTTCAGAAGGTGGTGTCTCCATACCTGGGAACCCACGGCCTCTACTCCAACGACGGATCCTCAATGCAATACTCCTCCTGCGTACTGGGTAGTTAGACTGATACTCATAAAGCTAAATGATTTAGATTTCATCATGCATGATATTTACTCTCCATTCACAGCTGTTCAGCTGTTGTGCTGTTAGTTTCCTGTGTTATACGGGTCTAGACGGCCTCAACGTCTGTCTCGTTTTCACAtctcatctttctccctctctctctctccctccctccatcccaccacttctttctctccttcactcacccctcttcacccctcctcctatcctcatccctcttcacccctcctcctatcctcatccctcttcacccctcctcctatcctcaaccctcttcacccctcctcctatcctcatccctcttcacccctcctcctatcctcatccctcttcacccctcatccctcttcacccctcctcctatcctcatccctcttcacccctcctcctatcctcatccctcttcacccctcctcctatcctcatccatcttcacccctcctcctatcctcatccctcttcacccctcctcctatcctcatccctcttcacccctcatccctcttcactcctcctcctatcctcatccctcttcacccctcctcctatcctcatccctcttcacccctcctcctatcctcatccctcttcacccctcctcctatcctcatccctcttcacccctcctcctatcctcatccctcttcaccccttctcctatcctcatccctcttcactcctcctcctatcctcatccctcttcacccctcctcctatcctcatccctcttcacccctcctcctatcctcatccctcttcacccctcatccctcttcactcctcctcctatcctcatccctcttcacccctcctcctatcctcatccctcttcacccctcctcctatcctcatccctcttcacccctcctcctatcctcatccctcttcactcctcatccctcttcacccctcctcctatcctcatccctcttcacccctcatccctcttcacccctcctcctattctcatccctcttcacccctcctcctatcctcatccctcttcacccctcctcctatcctcatccctcttcacccctcctcctatcctcatccctcttcacccctcctcctatcctcaaccctcttcacccctcatcctatcctcatccctcttcacccctcctcctatcctcatccctcttcactcctcctcctatcctcatccctcttcacccctcctcctatcctcatccctcttcacccctcctcctatcctcatccctcttcacTCCTCATcctatcctcatccctcttcacccctcatccctcttcacccctcctcctatcctcatccctcttcacccctcctcctatcctcatccctcttcacccctcctcctatcctcatccctcttcacccctcatcctatcctcatccctcttcacccctcctcctatcctcatccctcttcactcctcctcctatcctcaaccctcttcactcctcctcctatcctcatccctcttcacccctcatccctcttcacccctcctcctatcctcatccctcttcacccctcctcctatcctcatccctcttcacccctcctcctatcctcatccctcttcactcctcctcctatcctcaaccctcttcactcctcctcctatcctcatccctcttcacccctcatccctcttcacccctcttcctatcctcatccctcttcacccctcctcctatcctcatccctcttcacccctcctcctatcctcatccctcttcacccctcctcctatcctcatccctcttcactcctcctcctatcctcactcctcctcctatcctcatccctcttcacccctcctcctatcctcatccctcttcaTCCCTCCTCCTATCGTCTCTCCAGAAAAGCGTCTGCAGCGGTGCTGGCCCAAGTCAGGCGACGCCCCCGTGAAGAACCTGGTGATGCGCTCCAAGTCCTACAACGTGCCCATGTTGACGCCTGTGGTGGAGTATGATACCGAGACAGGCTCCGTGAGCAGCATGGGCATCCGCCGCCATTCCGTCTGCGAGATGACTTCCTGTCTGGAAGAAGGCGCCATCAACGACATCAGCACCACTTCCTCCCTGGCCTCCGCGGCCCAGCCGGGCCTCTCCTCCCTGGAGCAGGAGCTCAGCCTGACAGGGGTTgtttgtggtggaggtggtggaagtCTGGATCTCTGTGGGTCTGTGGGGTCTGAGTCTTTAGGGTCCCACCTCCAGCCCTCCATCTTTCAGGGCTCTCACTCCCCAGGACCCTTCCTCCACGGCGGGGAGGAGTCGACGGTGTCCCCCTCTGTTCTGTGTCAGGTCCACTCTGGCTCAGAGACGGGGTCGATCCCCAGCTGTTCCTCCAGCCCGGAGACAGTGGTAGATCAGATACTGGACTCTATGGACTCTGACCCTGATGGCATCTTCATAGACTTCTCCCACCACAGCTGCTCAGACTCTTCATCCTCTGGTTACAGCAGGGAGAGTGGTAGACAGAGTGTGGTGTAATTTGGGGTTTTCTGGTAGCTAATCACAGGTGGATGATCTATGTGATTGCCTGCTTATTCACTACTGATTTCTGGAAAATCTGTGACTAGTGAGAAAGTGTCTGGAGATTTTCAGCCCTAGAGGTCTGATGAATCTCAAGGGATTATCACACGTACTGACACCATCTGTGCTCCACTCACACCGTCGTCTCTAAAAACACACCGCTCTTTCTAGGGCCTATTTTTCATGGAATATTTCTACAGTAAATTCCTTtttattaaaaatgtattttgcttGATTTTCACTTCTAGTGCTTCATTTTGAGGATAAACTGTACttatttgtatttctttgtgtttgtatTGCTGATGCTCAGTGACTGACAATTTTGAAACAGTCTGAGGTGTCTCTTCAAGTCTTGTGAAAGGCCCagtggaaaggaggagagatCAATCAGACCTAGCTAAGCTCTCTGGGATAACCCACACCTGGTTCACCAGAGGTCATGAGTTCATTGCTTTCTCAACATGTCTCTTGTTCAAGAGGCAGTGCTGGGGTGAGGAGATAAGATAGTGTTCACATCTTCATTTCAAGCAGTAGGTATCGTGTAGGCCTGGGTGATATTTCTGCCTCAGTGATCTGTGGCTGGGCCTTTGTTTCTGCTTCAACATCGCCCCCATGTGGACGGGATGTGCAAGTGCCTGCTGCGCCAGAGTCAAATCTTAATGTCAAATACACAAAGAGATGTGTTTTGGAATGTGAAGGGATCTGGTGACTCAGTGGTAAGGATCTCACCCCATACGCATGGGGTCGTAGGTATGTTTCCTGACAAAACCTGGAGGACTGTGACAACTGCTGGGGGTTTCCCCTCCTGTGAACAGCAGCAGTTATGGGGGAAAACCTCTGGGAAAAGTAGACCTGTAGGTTTTTAAAAAAGATCCATTTGAAAATTAAGGGTCTACTTTCTCAGAGGTTTATGACCACAACACATCCTGATCCAGAGCTGTGACTTGAACCTACAACCCTGAACATATGGGGTGAGATCTTTACACCAGAGCCCCAGACTCCTTCACACCTCTTAACTGTTTTCTTTGTCATTTTCACGTTGAGAATTGCTGACATTACCAATAACTCAAACCCAAGATTTGAACCCATAACCTCTATGGTTGAAGGTAGGAAGTGAACCTCAAAGCCACAGACTCTCACACGTCTAGCTCATCTTACGACGATCTAAATAGTTAAACACCATGCCTTCTCTCAACTAATGATCTAGTAAGATCGTTTGTTTTCTAAACGACCTTGTGTGACACAGCCATGTACAATTTATGGAGTTGGTTTTATGATTTTCTAAAGACAATGACACGCTCAAATGTATTGCCGTTAATTATTGTAGCATTTGATGGACAAGTCATTCTGATTTGATCTCATGATTATGTCAAACGGAACCTCAACTCAAACTTGACATTTTAATGCAGACTTTTTGTTGGTCTGTTCAAGATTCTGGGCTTGATTCAATCCGTAGTGCTGAAGATCTGCTGTACAGCGTGATTCAAATTGTCACCTGaccctttggaaagtattcagaccccttgactttttccagatgtTCTTAAGTTAcaactttattctaaaatgtattaaattgtttttttcccctcatcaattcaCACACATTACCCCCATAGTGACAATGCAAaaaccgtaaaaaaaaaaaaagggttgcTAATTTAtgacaaataaaaaatgaaatttacataagtattcagaccctttactcagtactttgttgaagcacctttggcagcgattacagccttgagtcttcttgggtatgatgctacaagcttggtacacctgtatttggggactttgtcccattcttctctgcttgAGAGGACCTGCAACGCCAGgttggggagcattgctgcaaaaactattttcaggtctcaggtctctggtctctggtctctccagagatgtttaattttatttaaccaggaaaagcccattgagacccagagtctctttttcaagggaaAGCTGGCCAAGAAGtcagcaacaatcaatacattacagaattaaaacatacaacaacatgatccagcctaaaaaaagcatttacactccTCCGTAACAGTCTCCCAATATGTTAAattcattcagtggcactaacatatctagatgaagcacGGATTGTAGATTATTCcatgatgttcaatcgggttcaagtccgggctctggctgggccacacaaggacattcagagacttgtcccgaagccactactgcgttgtcttggctgtgtgcttagggtcgttgtcctgttggaaggtgaaccttcgccccagtctgaggtcctgagcgctatggagcagattttcatcaaagatctctctgtactttgctccgttcatctttccctcaatcctgactagtctcccagtccctgcagctgaaaaacatccccacagcatgatgctgccaccaccatgtttcaccgtagggatggtgccaggtttcccccagacgtgacacttggcattcaggccaaagagttcaatcttggtttcatcagaccagataatcttgtttctcatggtctttagGACTAacttcttgtttctcatggtctgagtccttttggcaaactccaagcgggctgtcatgtgtctttataCTGAGTAGTTAGtgccttccatctggccactctaccataaaaggtctgattggtggagagctgcagagatggttgtccagaggaactctggagctctgtcagagtgaccatcaggttcttggtcacctccctgaccgttTGGACGggtggccaactctaggaagtcttggtggttctaaaattattccatttaagaatgatggaggccactgtgctcttggggaccttcaatgctgcatacattttttggtacccctccccagatctcgacacaatcctgtctctgagctctacggacaattccttcgatctcatagcttggttttttgctctgacatgcaccgtcaactgtgggaccttatatagacaggtgtgtgcctttccaaatcatgtccaatcaattgaattgaccgcaggtggactccaatcaagttgtagaaacatctcaaggatgatcaatggaaacaggatgcacctgagctcaatttcaagtctcatagcaaagtgtctgaatacttatgtaaatacgtgTTTTTTacttttataaattagcaacaaaaaaaaaaacgttttgctttgtcattatggggtattgtgtgtagattgctgaggaattgttttaaaaaaaatctattttagagtaaggctgtaatgtgacaaaatgtggaaaaagtcaaggggtctgaatactttccgaaggcaccgtcACATTGCCTAAATAGCAAGTATCACACTTGATTTTTCTAAAGGTAAAATTTCTATACAGATTTTTATTAAGATGAGTAACTTTCTACAGCTCTTTTATTTTGGTTCTGTTCAGGCTGATGTGTGTCCAGATGGACATTGGTTCTGTTCAGGTTGATGTGTGTCCAGATGGACATTGGTTCTGTTCAGGCTGATGTGTGTCCAGATGGACATTGGTTCTGTTCAGGCTGATGTGTGTCCAGATGGACATTGGTTCTGTTCAGGCTGATGTGTGTCCAGATGGACATTGGTTCTGTTCAGGCTGATGTGTGTCCAGATGGACATTGGTTTTGTTCAGGCTGATGTGTGTCCAGATGGACATTGGTTCTGTTCATGCTGATGTGTGTCCAGATGGACATTGGTTCTGTTCATGCTGATGTGTGTCCAGATGGACATTGGTTCTGTTCAGGCTGATGTGTGTCCAGATGGACATTGGTTCTGTTCAGGCTGATGTGTGTCCAGATGGACATTGGTTCTGTTCAGGCTGATGTGTGTCCAGATGGACATTGGTTCTGTTCAGGCTGATGTGTGTCCAGATGGACATTGGTTTTGTTCAGGCTGATGTGTGTCCAGATGGACATTGGTTCTGTTCATGCTGATGTGTGTCCAGATGGACATTGGTTCTGTTCATGCTGATGTGTGTCCAGATGGACATTGGTTCTGTTCAGGTTGATGTGTATCCAGATAGACATTGGTTCTGTTCAGGCTGATGTGTATCCAGATAGACATTGGTTCTGTTCAGGCTGATTGCTGATGTGTATCCAGACAGACATTGGTTCTGTTCAGGCTGATGTGTGTCCAGATGGACATTGGTTCTGTTCAGGCTGATTGCTGATGTGTCCAGATGGACATTGGTTCTGTTCAGGTTGATGTGTGTCCAGATAGACATTGGTTCTGTTCAGGTTGATGTGTGTCCAGATAGACATTGGTTCTGTTCAGGTTGATGTGTGTCCAGATAGACATTGGTTCTGTTCAGGTTGATGTGTGTCCAGATGGACATTGGTTCTGTTCAGGCTGATTGCTGATGTGTATCCAGACAGACATTGGTTCTGTTCAGGCTGATGTGTGTCCAGATGGACATTGGTTCTGTTCAGGCTGATTGCTGATGTGTGTCCAGATAGACATTGGTTCTGTTCAGGTTGATGTGTGTCCAGATAGACATTGGTTCTGTTCAGGTTGATGTGTGTCCAGATGGACATTGGTTCTGTTCAGGCTGATTGCTGATGTGTGTCCAGATGGACATTGGTTCTGTTCAGGCTGATGTGTGTCCAGACAGACATTATTTACATGTCAGTTTATTTCAATGATGATTCCCATCAAGAGATACTACGATCTCTTGTTTTGATCGAGTGTCTCTACAAGGGGTGGTATGTATGAAGACATGTAACATATATGAAATATGTTTTAAGTGAAGAAAGTGATTTGCAAGGAATGAATTATGacctgcatcctaaatggcaccatattccctacgtagtgcacttcttttgaacaggacccatagggcactggttaaaagtagtgcactatatagggaataggtattGGTACACAGCCATGATGAAATGTAGGAATCTAAACTGTTGTTTCGCTCATATGATGTACGAAGGAAGAAACTAGAAGTTGAGTGAGTGACACAACAATGTCCATTTTTATTTTCCTTATAAACACCTAGAACTGAGGAAACAGACCAGCTCACTAAAAGTAGTTTTTCTTCTCTTCAACATAAATATGCAGACTTCCTTTTGAAAACGGAATCACAACGCAAAAacgtcaccctattccctacgtagtgcactacttttgaccagggctctggtgcACTAGGGATCAGGATGGCAGACAGGTTCAGAGTCATTTTCTAAAGACATTTTTTCAGACTCAAGTGACTGTCTTTTCTCTCGCAACCACAAAACAcgaggaacaacaacaacaacaaaggaaaAGATGAGGCAACACCATGTTTTCTTTAAAGCATTTCCAATAATATGAAACCcaaacagttattttgtgttAATAATACAGCTTTATCCAGCAAATAAAAAGCACTTTGGTCATCTTCACACAGACTGAGCCACGCCAACAAGTACCAAGCAATAACAACTACAACGGTTTGTGTGTGACATTGTTTCTATACACTACTTTAAAGGGCACCTTTTCAGGCATTCTGAAATGTAGCGACGAACATCGACTGTGTGAACAGCGACTAAGACCTGGGACCTCTTTGTTCCAACTATAATACAAACACGTTGCGTGTTGAGCTACGAGTTATTGCTTGACATACAGTCTAACCACTGAAATAACTCAAATGCTCCGTGAGAAAACCATGCAACGTAAAACAGGAAACAAGGgaaggagggcgagaaaaagcaACATGTTGACGAGGTTGTGATGACGGCTCACAGGCCTGAATAGCAGTATTTCAGCCAGACTGCACACGTCACTGCGTCTGGTTTTTCAAAATAGGGTTGGGAGTACAGAAGCCAATACTGAATGGTATCACCATAAAAGGTCGCGACCCCACTCCCTCAGGGTCTCAGTATGTAAGAAACACATTCCATTACAGACTTGTACAAGTGTGTACCAGGACAAACATAAGCACCCCCCCAAAATGATCATTATACGAGTAACACAGTTACCCATGTTCAGTCACACATCGTTTAGTTTGGGCTAGCGGGCCTGGATGTCTCAATTTGACATACAGAATACTAACCCAGATATGTTGGCTAGGTTTACATATTCCCATCCACCCAGTACAGTACCTCCCATCcacccagtatagtactgtacatcCCTTCTagccaatacagtacagtacctcccATCTAGCCAGTACAGTACATCCCATccacccagtacagtacagtacatcccTTCTAGCCAATACAGTACCTCCCATCtagccagtacagtacagtccaccCATCTAGCCAGTATAGTACCTCCCATCCAGCCAGTACAGTACCTCCCGTCTagccaatacagtacagtacaccccATCTAGCCAGTATAGTACCTCCCATCCAGCCAGTACAGTACCTCCCATCCAGCCAGTACAGTACCTCCCATCCAGCCAGTACAGTACCTCACATCTAGCCAGTACAGTACCTCCCATCTAGCCAGTACAGTACCTCCCATCTAGCCAGTACAGTACCTCCCATCTAGCCAGTACAGTACCTCCCATCTAGCCAGTACAGTACCTCCCATCTAGCCAGTACAGTACCTCCCATCTAggcaatacagtacagtacctcccATCTAGCCAGTACAGTACCTCTTCTAGCCAATAGAGTACAGTACCTCCCATCCAGCCAGTACAGTACCTCCCATCTAGCCGGTACAGTACATTACCTCCCATCCAGCCAGTACAGTACCTCCCATCTagccaatacagtacagtacctcccATCTagccaatacagtacagtacctcccATCTAGCCAGTACAGTACCTCACCTATTTTCTCACCAATCATttgagtgatgtgttgtgttttatCCTGCCTCTATCTCTCCACTACAGCCGTCACTTAGCTTATCATTAGAAacgccaaacacacagaaacattgTTCGTCTATTCTGAACTTTGGTGTACTGTTGTTGTCGtcaaaagcaacaacaaaaaaagcctACATTGAATTGACCAGAAAGTACAAcctgtttgtgtgtatgaggCTTTAAAACACATGATGATTATTTATTACAGTCCGTCTACGATCGGAAACAACAACTCGTTGCAGTTCTCACAGTGAAATGACTGCGTTTGTGTGTCACAGTCAACAAACTAAACAGCTGCATTATAATGCACATTGTCCTTACTAGTCTGAAGGGATGGAACTCTTTTACCTTTTTAACTGAATTGTCATCTTGCTGTGTTTTGATCCCATCCCTCTGAGAACACAAAACCTGTATAGCTTaattaaaataacattttgtaactttttccaacaacaacaaaaataaaaaatactgaaAGGGTAAAATAAATATATCTTGAATTGCACCAGTGAAAAGTAAGCACTCCGTTATGAACTCTGAGAATGGGGCTGTTTGTCCGTCAGACCATAGATACAGGGAAGCCCAGTCAGTCCGTGAGCGAAAGGACAACAGCGCCCCTGTGTGGTGAGAGAATGTATCACATCTTCCAGAGCCAGCTGTGACCTGATCAGCTTACTGTCATGATTTGATCTTCCAGAGCTGAGGACAGAAAGGTGTGGTAAGTTCTTCCTTCATACTGATATCTACACACTCAACAAATCAACTCCATTTCATTTCAAATAAACTGGTGTATAAGTActagtactacacacacacacacacacacactcccatgtGTTACCTTCAGGTTGAAGCCCAGTAGGTCACTGATGACCCCAGACACAGCAGACAGGATGACCACCTGGGTGATGTTGTAGAGCAGAGGGTTCATCGTCAGACCATACAGCCTGAACGGAGCATCCAACTCCTGGGGAGtgagaggaggtaggagggggagaaatggaggggggagggtggagatggagggagggggagaaatagagggggggggggtggagatggagggagggggagagattaaTAATGGAGataagatgagaaagagagagagaacaaatagagatggagggagggggagagattaaTAATGGAGataagatgagaaagagagagagaacaaatagagatggagggagggggagagattaaTAATGGAGATAAGATGAGAAAGATAacaaatagagatggagggaggggggagattaATAATGGAGataagatgagaaagagagagagaacaaatagagatggagggagggggagagattaaTAATGGAGgtaagatgagaaagagagagagaacaaatagagatggagggagggggagagattaaTAATGGAGAtaaaatgagaaagagagagagaacaaatagagatggagggaggggggagattaATAATGGAGataagatgagaaagagagagagaacaaatagagatggagggagggggagagattaaTAATGGAGataagatgagaaagagagagagaacaaatagagATGGAGTTTGCCGTACCTTCAATAGCTTGGTGGCCAGCTTCAGTACGTTGTTGACCAATGTCAAATCCTCCTTCTTGTTTGGTTTCTTCTCCATCTTCAGGTACAGATTAATCTGGTGAAAACAGCTAGTCAATAGAAGTTGAGCCTTAAAGGAAATATCCTCCCCAAACCACTCATTCCTTTCATTTACAGTGTTAAATAACACTACTATGTGAGAATATTATTGTGAATCAATGTTTCATTTTGGCGTTATAATAAGGTTGGTGGCATAATGGAAAGTagttgtggaaatctgttgcagctcaagttGACTACAAgatccacaatgcaatgctctatAATGGGCTGGCTATATAGCAAGcaaacacacaataataccaaagacaATATCAGCATGTAAAGTAGCCATTTAGCTTTAAACTCGCCCACAATCTCACCATGTTTAATCTGCAGATGGAGTCTAACATTCGCAACGGCAGAtatacttttgaggagatgggaaacgTTGCCTGTGCTATGTCAATGCGATGCACGCTGGGTGATTCTGGGACAAGGAGCGCTCTCCTTCACGGAGTGAATGAGTCTACTGGGCTCTATCTCAAAACCCCGAAATCAGCACGAATTTCGTCAACAATAAGtacaacattacaaatattttcCAAGATGTGAGATAATTAACTTGCCATCTGTAATATCAATACATTTGGAATCGTGGAGAATAGGTACGTTCTCGACAAAACGCGCGATTAGCTTAGCAACCGGGTTACGCAGCATGACAACGTGAACGCGATTGGTCGACGGTCTACTGGTTGGGGCGTTATAATATCTTCTATCTCTgccatgcaatgcaccctggactaaAGATGCAGACAAATATGCTAGACCCTGcattaaattacacatttctcaAGGTAGAAATATAGCaaaaaatatgatcaatggctcattcTAGAGAAGACATCCTCCCAAGTTAAAACATAggccagtattgaaatctgacatgtatgatagaTGTTTTCGCGATCTAAAAGTCatattcctattaacttccagtgtagtgagagcGACTTTATCACGGTGCTACTTTTACCGGCCTGCTTGAACGCCAataactcagatacacatgaaaacatgaaatgacccagggagacgatagaacatcactcagaggtgcacaaaaacaatataacatgAAACATAGATTAACCTTTTGTCACTT
Coding sequences:
- the LOC110514895 gene encoding proline-rich protein 5 isoform X3 → MMDNQRLKLMSSPSLSDLGKSDKAALEERGTQQRKAGANATWNSIHNAVIAVFQRKDLGENDLYILNEGVRQLLKTELGSFFTEYLQNQLLTKGMVILRDKMRFYEGQKLLDSLAETWDFFFCDVLSMLQAIFYPVQGKEPSVRQLALLHFRSIITLNIKLEDALSRPRARVPPSIIQMLLILQGVHESRGVTEEYLRLEALVQKVVSPYLGTHGLYSNDGSSMQYSSCVLEKRLQRCWPKSGDAPVKNLVMRSKSYNVPMLTPVVEYDTETGSVSSMGIRRHSVCEMTSCLEEGAINDISTTSSLASAAQPGLSSLEQELSLTGVVCGGGGGSLDLCGSVGSESLGSHLQPSIFQGSHSPGPFLHGGEESTVSPSVLCQVHSGSETGSIPSCSSSPETVVDQILDSMDSDPDGIFIDFSHHSCSDSSSSGYSRESGRQSVV
- the LOC110514895 gene encoding proline-rich protein 5 isoform X4, with amino-acid sequence MLKLMSSPSLSDLGKSDKAALEERGTQQRKAGANATWNSIHNAVIAVFQRKDLGENDLYILNEGVRQLLKTELGSFFTEYLQNQLLTKGMVILRDKMRFYEGQKLLDSLAETWDFFFCDVLSMLQAIFYPVQGKEPSVRQLALLHFRSIITLNIKLEDALSRPRARVPPSIIQMLLILQGVHESRGVTEEYLRLEALVQKVVSPYLGTHGLYSNDGSSMQYSSCVLEKRLQRCWPKSGDAPVKNLVMRSKSYNVPMLTPVVEYDTETGSVSSMGIRRHSVCEMTSCLEEGAINDISTTSSLASAAQPGLSSLEQELSLTGVVCGGGGGSLDLCGSVGSESLGSHLQPSIFQGSHSPGPFLHGGEESTVSPSVLCQVHSGSETGSIPSCSSSPETVVDQILDSMDSDPDGIFIDFSHHSCSDSSSSGYSRESGRQSVV
- the LOC110514895 gene encoding proline-rich protein 5 isoform X1, with translation MSSPSLSDLGKSDKAALEERGTQQRKAGANATWNSIHNAVIAVFQRKDLGENDLYILNEGVRQLLKTELGSFFTEYLQNQLLTKGMVILRDKMRFYEGQKLLDSLAETWDFFFCDVLSMLQAIFYPVQGKEPSVRQLALLHFRSIITLNIKLEDALSRPRARVPPSIIQMLLILQGVHESRGVTEEYLRLEALVQKVVSPYLGTHGLYSNDGSSMQYSSCVLEKRLQRCWPKSGDAPVKNLVMRSKSYNVPMLTPVVEYDTETGSVSSMGIRRHSVCEMTSCLEEGAINDISTTSSLASAAQPGLSSLEQELSLTGVVCGGGGGSLDLCGSVGSESLGSHLQPSIFQGSHSPGPFLHGGEESTVSPSVLCQVHSGSETGSIPSCSSSPETVVDQILDSMDSDPDGIFIDFSHHSCSDSSSSGYSRESGRQSVV
- the LOC110514895 gene encoding proline-rich protein 5 isoform X2, whose protein sequence is MEERTHSFRRLKLMSSPSLSDLGKSDKAALEERGTQQRKAGANATWNSIHNAVIAVFQRKDLGENDLYILNEGVRQLLKTELGSFFTEYLQNQLLTKGMVILRDKMRFYEGQKLLDSLAETWDFFFCDVLSMLQAIFYPVQGKEPSVRQLALLHFRSIITLNIKLEDALSRPRARVPPSIIQMLLILQGVHESRGVTEEYLRLEALVQKVVSPYLGTHGLYSNDGSSMQYSSCVLEKRLQRCWPKSGDAPVKNLVMRSKSYNVPMLTPVVEYDTETGSVSSMGIRRHSVCEMTSCLEEGAINDISTTSSLASAAQPGLSSLEQELSLTGVVCGGGGGSLDLCGSVGSESLGSHLQPSIFQGSHSPGPFLHGGEESTVSPSVLCQVHSGSETGSIPSCSSSPETVVDQILDSMDSDPDGIFIDFSHHSCSDSSSSGYSRESGRQSVV